A region of Streptomyces sp. NBC_01788 DNA encodes the following proteins:
- a CDS encoding peptidoglycan D,D-transpeptidase FtsI family protein, whose product MNKPLRRIAIFCGLLVLTLLVRDNWIQYVKADTLKNDKHNRRVTIARYATPRGDIIVGGGNPITGSVETKSNGLNDLKYKRTYKDGPMWAPVTGFTSQAFGATQLESIEDGILTGNDDRLFFRNTLDMITGKPKQGGNVVTTLNPAAQKAAYDGLKKVGGKGAAVALDPATGKILALASYPSYDPSSFAGNSNKDGEAWQKLQKTADPNDPTLNRALRETYPPGSTFKVVTAAAALENGLYKSADEATNSPLPWIMPGTTTPLQNEGNIPCKDATMREALRVSCNTVFGKIGADLGNDKMLEEAKKFGFDSEQFTPVRSNASVFSDDMNESQTALSSIGQFNTAATPLQMAMVASAVANDGKLMKPYMVDKLQSPNVDTLEQTEPQELSRPLSSQNAQILQSMMETVVKDGTGQNAKINGVTVGGKTGTAQHGVDNSEKPYAWFISYAKLADGSSPVAVAVVVEDNNANRDDISGGGLAAPIAKNVMEAVISARQ is encoded by the coding sequence GTGAACAAGCCCCTGCGCCGAATCGCGATCTTCTGCGGTCTCCTCGTCCTCACCCTGCTCGTCCGCGACAACTGGATCCAGTACGTCAAGGCCGACACCCTCAAGAACGACAAGCACAACCGCCGCGTCACCATCGCCCGTTACGCGACCCCGCGCGGCGACATCATCGTCGGCGGCGGCAACCCGATCACCGGGTCGGTCGAGACCAAGAGCAACGGACTCAACGACCTCAAGTACAAGCGCACGTACAAGGACGGCCCCATGTGGGCGCCGGTCACCGGGTTCACCTCCCAGGCCTTCGGCGCCACCCAGCTGGAGTCCATCGAGGACGGCATCCTCACCGGCAACGACGACCGGCTGTTCTTCCGCAACACCCTGGACATGATCACCGGCAAGCCCAAGCAGGGCGGCAACGTGGTCACCACGCTCAACCCGGCCGCGCAGAAGGCCGCCTACGACGGCCTGAAGAAGGTCGGCGGCAAGGGTGCCGCGGTGGCCCTCGACCCCGCCACCGGCAAGATCCTCGCCCTGGCGTCCTACCCGTCCTACGACCCGTCGTCGTTCGCCGGCAACTCCAACAAGGACGGCGAGGCCTGGCAGAAGCTCCAGAAGACGGCCGACCCCAACGACCCGACGCTGAACCGGGCACTGCGCGAGACCTACCCCCCGGGCTCCACCTTCAAGGTGGTCACCGCGGCCGCCGCGCTGGAGAACGGCCTGTACAAGTCGGCGGACGAAGCCACCAACTCGCCACTGCCGTGGATCATGCCGGGCACGACGACGCCGCTGCAGAACGAGGGCAACATCCCCTGCAAGGACGCCACCATGCGTGAGGCGCTGCGGGTGTCCTGCAACACCGTCTTCGGCAAGATCGGCGCGGACCTCGGCAACGACAAGATGCTCGAGGAGGCGAAGAAGTTCGGCTTCGACAGCGAGCAGTTCACGCCGGTGCGCAGCAACGCCTCGGTGTTCTCCGACGACATGAACGAGTCGCAGACGGCCCTGTCCTCCATCGGCCAGTTCAACACCGCCGCCACCCCGCTCCAGATGGCCATGGTCGCCTCCGCCGTCGCCAACGACGGCAAGCTGATGAAGCCGTACATGGTCGACAAGCTGCAGTCGCCCAACGTGGACACCCTGGAGCAGACGGAGCCGCAGGAACTGAGCCGGCCGCTCAGCTCGCAGAACGCCCAGATCCTCCAGTCGATGATGGAGACCGTCGTCAAGGACGGCACCGGCCAGAACGCGAAGATCAACGGCGTCACGGTGGGCGGCAAGACCGGTACCGCCCAGCACGGTGTCGACAACAGCGAGAAGCCGTACGCCTGGTTCATCTCCTACGCCAAGCTCGCCGACGGCAGCTCGCCGGTCGCCGTGGCCGTGGTGGTCGAGGACAACAACGCCAACCGCGACGACATCTCCGGCGGCGGCCTGGCGGCTCCCATCGCGAAGAACGTCATGGAGGCGGTCATCAGCGCCAGGCAGTGA
- a CDS encoding FtsW/RodA/SpoVE family cell cycle protein, whose amino-acid sequence MSTTNPSMQHTSTIGAIGAPSRRNTELALLVFAVAIPVFAYANVGLAINNQVPAGLLSYGLGLGLLAGVAHLVVRKFAPYADPLLLPLATLLNGLGLVVIWRLDQSKLLQAINQAGTAAPRQLLYTALGIAFFVVVLIFLKDHRALQRYTYISMFGALVLLLMPLVPGLGADETFGAKIWISVAGFSIQPGEFAKIVLAIFFAGYLMVKRDALALASRRFLGLYLPRGRDLGPILVVWVISILILVFETDLGTSLLFFGMFVIMLYVATERTSWIVFGLLMSAVGAVGVASFETHVQQRVQAWLDPMKEYALSQKGVAGHSEQSMEALWAFGSGGTLGSGLGQGHSDLIKFAANSDFILATFGEELGLAGLMAILLIYALIVERGVRTALAARDPFGKLLAVGLAGAFALQVFVVAGGVMGLIPLTGMTMPFLASGGSSVIANWALIGILIRISDTARRPAPAPASNPDAEMTQVVRP is encoded by the coding sequence ATGAGCACTACCAACCCGTCGATGCAGCACACGTCCACGATCGGCGCGATCGGCGCGCCCAGCCGCCGCAACACCGAGCTCGCGCTGCTGGTCTTCGCCGTCGCCATCCCGGTGTTCGCCTACGCCAACGTGGGCCTGGCCATCAACAATCAGGTGCCCGCCGGTCTGCTGAGCTACGGCCTGGGCCTGGGCCTGCTGGCCGGCGTCGCCCACCTCGTCGTACGCAAGTTCGCCCCGTACGCGGACCCGCTGCTGCTTCCGCTGGCCACGCTGCTGAACGGGCTCGGACTGGTCGTCATCTGGCGGCTGGACCAGTCGAAACTGCTCCAGGCCATCAACCAGGCGGGAACGGCCGCGCCACGGCAGCTGCTGTACACGGCCCTGGGCATCGCCTTCTTCGTGGTGGTGCTGATCTTCCTCAAGGACCACCGCGCCCTCCAGCGCTACACCTACATCTCCATGTTCGGCGCGCTGGTTCTGCTGTTGATGCCGCTGGTGCCCGGCCTCGGAGCGGATGAGACTTTCGGTGCCAAGATCTGGATCTCGGTCGCCGGATTCTCCATCCAGCCCGGCGAGTTCGCCAAGATCGTGCTCGCCATCTTCTTCGCCGGCTACCTGATGGTGAAGCGCGACGCGCTCGCCCTGGCCAGCCGCCGCTTCTTGGGCCTGTACCTGCCCCGCGGCCGCGACCTCGGACCCATCCTTGTCGTCTGGGTGATCTCGATCCTCATCCTGGTCTTCGAGACCGACCTCGGCACCTCGCTGCTGTTCTTCGGCATGTTCGTCATCATGCTGTACGTCGCCACCGAGCGGACCAGCTGGATCGTCTTCGGTTTGCTGATGTCCGCCGTCGGCGCCGTCGGCGTGGCCAGCTTCGAGACGCACGTCCAGCAGCGCGTCCAGGCCTGGCTCGACCCGATGAAGGAGTACGCGCTCAGCCAGAAGGGCGTCGCCGGCCACTCCGAGCAGTCCATGGAAGCGCTGTGGGCGTTCGGCTCCGGCGGCACCCTCGGCTCCGGCCTCGGCCAGGGCCACTCCGACCTCATCAAGTTCGCCGCCAACTCCGACTTCATCCTCGCCACCTTCGGCGAGGAGCTGGGCCTGGCCGGCCTCATGGCCATCCTGCTGATCTACGCCCTGATCGTGGAACGCGGCGTGCGCACCGCACTGGCCGCCCGCGACCCCTTCGGCAAGCTGCTCGCCGTCGGCCTGGCTGGCGCCTTCGCGCTGCAGGTCTTCGTGGTGGCCGGCGGCGTGATGGGCCTCATCCCGCTGACCGGTATGACGATGCCGTTCCTGGCGTCCGGCGGCTCCTCCGTCATCGCCAACTGGGCCCTGATCGGCATCCTGATCCGGATCAGCGACACCGCCCGCAGACCGGCGCCCGCTCCCGCCTCCAACCCCGACGCCGAGATGACCCAGGTGGTCCGCCCGTGA
- a CDS encoding Stp1/IreP family PP2C-type Ser/Thr phosphatase, with protein MSLSLRFAAGSHKGMIREGNEDSGYAGPRLLAIADGMGGQAAGEVASSEVISTIVALDDDIPGSDILTSLSTAVQRANDQLRAMVEEDPQLEGMGTTLTALLWTGQRLGLVHVGDSRAYLLRDGVLTQITQDHTWVQRLVDEGRITEEEASTHPQRALLMRALGSGERVEPDLSIREVRAGDRYLICSDGLSGVVSHQTMEETLAGYQGPQETVQELIQFALRGGGPDNITVIVADVLDLDTGDTLAGQLSDTPVVVGAVAENQNHLHDNGIMQTPAGRASGLGRQLPGQGGGGGEFGPPGSGGDTASYAPAGEYGEDDFVKPRKSRRWLKRSFYSVLTLAVLGGGLYGGYRWTQTQYFVGANEEHVALYRGISQDLAWLKLSKIHADHPEIELKYLPPYQQQQVRATITAGGLANAQKKIGELSVQASACKKEVQRRTAEDKNGAKAEEGQAGGTTGTTRTAFTSKATPAPNPSTAKSPSSPSTSATASTPSPGPTLSEEEQKVVSLCGKQ; from the coding sequence ATGAGTCTGTCACTGCGCTTCGCCGCCGGATCGCACAAAGGCATGATCCGCGAGGGCAACGAGGATTCCGGTTACGCCGGCCCGCGGCTGCTCGCGATCGCCGACGGAATGGGCGGCCAGGCCGCCGGCGAGGTCGCCTCCTCCGAGGTGATCTCCACCATCGTCGCCCTCGACGACGACATCCCCGGCTCCGACATCCTCACCTCGCTCAGCACCGCCGTACAGCGCGCCAACGACCAGCTGCGCGCCATGGTCGAGGAGGATCCCCAGCTCGAGGGCATGGGCACCACGCTCACCGCCCTGCTGTGGACCGGCCAGCGCCTCGGCCTGGTGCACGTCGGCGACTCGCGCGCCTACCTCCTGCGCGACGGCGTGCTGACCCAGATCACGCAGGACCACACCTGGGTGCAGCGCCTCGTCGACGAGGGACGCATCACCGAGGAGGAGGCCAGCACCCACCCGCAGCGCGCGCTGCTCATGCGCGCCCTCGGCAGCGGCGAACGCGTCGAACCCGACCTGTCCATCCGCGAGGTGCGCGCCGGCGACCGCTATCTGATCTGCTCCGACGGCCTCAGCGGTGTCGTCTCCCACCAGACGATGGAGGAGACCCTCGCCGGCTACCAGGGCCCGCAGGAGACCGTGCAGGAACTGATCCAGTTCGCCCTGCGCGGCGGCGGCCCCGACAACATCACCGTGATCGTCGCCGACGTCCTCGACCTGGACACCGGCGACACCCTCGCCGGACAACTCTCCGACACCCCGGTCGTGGTCGGCGCGGTCGCCGAGAACCAGAATCACCTGCACGACAACGGCATTATGCAGACCCCCGCCGGACGCGCCTCGGGCCTCGGCCGCCAGCTGCCCGGACAGGGCGGCGGTGGCGGCGAGTTCGGCCCGCCCGGCTCCGGCGGCGACACCGCCAGCTACGCCCCCGCGGGCGAATACGGCGAGGACGACTTCGTCAAACCCCGCAAGAGCCGCAGATGGCTCAAGCGCTCCTTCTACAGCGTGCTCACGCTCGCGGTCCTCGGCGGCGGCCTCTACGGCGGCTACCGCTGGACGCAGACGCAGTACTTCGTCGGCGCCAACGAGGAGCACGTCGCCCTGTACCGGGGCATCAGCCAGGACCTGGCGTGGCTGAAGCTGTCGAAGATCCACGCCGACCACCCCGAGATCGAACTCAAGTACCTGCCGCCCTACCAGCAGCAGCAGGTCAGAGCGACGATCACCGCGGGCGGTCTGGCCAACGCCCAGAAGAAGATCGGCGAGCTGTCCGTGCAGGCCTCCGCGTGCAAGAAGGAGGTCCAGCGCCGCACCGCCGAGGACAAGAACGGCGCCAAGGCCGAGGAGGGCCAGGCGGGCGGCACCACGGGAACCACCCGCACCGCCTTCACGTCCAAGGCGACACCGGCGCCGAACCCGTCGACGGCCAAGTCCCCGTCCTCCCCGTCCACGTCCGCCACCGCGTCCACTCCCAGCCCCGGCCCGACTCTCTCGGAGGAAGAGCAGAAGGTCGTCTCGCTGTGCGGTAAGCAGTAG
- a CDS encoding FHA domain-containing protein FhaB/FipA, giving the protein MSELTLTVMRLGFLAVLWLFVIVAVQVIRSDLFGTRVTQRGSRRETARPQQAARQAAAPPQQRGQQGGGRQRRNAPTKLVVTEGILTGTTVALQGQTISLGRAHDSTIVLDDDYASSRHARIYPDQGGQWIVEDLGSTNGTYLDRTRLTTPTPIPLGAPIRIGKTVIELRK; this is encoded by the coding sequence ATGTCAGAGCTGACCCTCACGGTCATGCGGCTGGGTTTCCTGGCCGTACTGTGGCTGTTCGTGATCGTGGCCGTGCAGGTCATCCGCAGCGACCTGTTCGGTACGCGCGTCACCCAGCGGGGGTCCCGCAGGGAGACCGCCCGGCCGCAGCAGGCCGCGCGCCAGGCCGCGGCGCCGCCGCAGCAGCGCGGCCAGCAGGGCGGTGGCCGCCAGCGCCGCAACGCCCCCACCAAACTCGTGGTGACCGAGGGCATCCTCACCGGTACCACCGTCGCGCTGCAGGGCCAGACCATCAGCCTGGGCCGTGCGCACGACTCCACGATCGTGCTGGACGACGACTACGCCTCCAGCCGCCATGCCAGGATCTACCCGGACCAGGGCGGTCAGTGGATCGTCGAGGACCTCGGATCCACCAACGGCACGTACCTGGACCGGACCCGGCTGACGACCCCCACACCGATCCCGCTGGGCGCGCCGATCCGCATCGGCAAGACCGTCATCGAGCTGCGGAAGTAA
- a CDS encoding DUF3662 and FHA domain-containing protein produces MGVLKKFEQRLEGLVNGTFAKVFKSEVQPVEIAGALQRECDNNATIWNRDRTVVPNDFIVELSAPDFERLSPYSGQLGDELAGMVRDYAKQQRYTFMGPIKVHLEKAEDLDTGLYRVRSRTLASSSSQQAPQAPSAGPGGRPAAPGGYGYPPAAGPSAAPPMPAAPPPGARPGGYGYPPAAQRPAPAPAAGGATRYWIEINGTRHQISRPTLVLGRSTEADVRIDDPGVSRRHCEIRTGTPSTIQDLGSTNGIVVDGQHTTRATLRDGSRIVVGSTTIIYRQAEG; encoded by the coding sequence ATGGGAGTCCTGAAGAAGTTCGAGCAGCGTCTCGAAGGTCTGGTCAACGGCACCTTCGCCAAGGTCTTCAAGTCCGAGGTCCAGCCCGTGGAGATCGCCGGTGCGCTCCAGCGCGAGTGCGACAACAACGCGACGATCTGGAACCGCGACCGCACCGTCGTACCCAATGACTTCATCGTGGAGCTCAGCGCGCCCGACTTCGAGCGTCTGAGCCCCTACTCCGGCCAGCTCGGCGACGAGCTCGCCGGCATGGTGCGCGACTACGCCAAGCAGCAGCGCTACACCTTCATGGGGCCGATCAAGGTCCACCTGGAGAAGGCCGAGGACCTGGACACCGGTCTGTACCGGGTGCGCAGCCGTACGCTCGCCTCCTCCAGCAGCCAGCAGGCGCCACAGGCCCCCTCGGCCGGCCCGGGCGGCCGTCCCGCCGCCCCCGGCGGATACGGCTACCCGCCCGCCGCGGGCCCCTCGGCGGCGCCCCCCATGCCTGCCGCGCCGCCGCCCGGCGCCCGCCCCGGCGGCTACGGCTACCCGCCCGCCGCCCAGCGGCCCGCGCCCGCCCCGGCGGCCGGCGGCGCCACCCGCTACTGGATCGAGATCAACGGCACCCGCCACCAGATCTCCCGCCCGACACTCGTGCTCGGCCGCAGCACCGAGGCCGACGTGCGGATCGACGACCCCGGCGTCTCCCGCCGGCACTGCGAGATCCGGACCGGAACGCCCTCGACGATCCAGGATCTCGGGTCCACCAACGGCATCGTGGTGGACGGGCAGCACACCACCCGCGCTACGCTCCGCGACGGCTCGCGGATCGTCGTGGGCAGCACCACCATCATTTACCGGCAAGCCGAAGGGTGA
- a CDS encoding rhodanese-like domain-containing protein, with protein sequence MPTVGVQDLEDGDFLLDVREDDEWRAGHAEGALHIPLSEFVARYGELTEAAPQDGRINVICRSGARSAQVAMYLVQQGVDAVNVDGGMQVWAASGRPVVTDEGQPGQVV encoded by the coding sequence GTGCCCACGGTCGGCGTTCAGGACCTCGAGGACGGCGACTTCCTGCTGGACGTCCGCGAGGACGACGAGTGGCGGGCGGGCCACGCCGAGGGGGCGCTGCACATCCCCCTGAGCGAGTTCGTGGCCCGGTACGGCGAACTGACCGAGGCGGCGCCCCAGGACGGGCGGATCAATGTGATCTGCCGCTCCGGCGCGCGGTCGGCGCAGGTCGCGATGTACCTGGTCCAGCAGGGAGTTGACGCGGTGAACGTCGACGGCGGCATGCAGGTGTGGGCAGCCTCGGGCCGTCCCGTGGTGACCGACGAGGGGCAGCCCGGCCAGGTCGTGTGA
- a CDS encoding DUF5819 family protein: MNAHDDDSTASRAAGRLDAARPDEASRPTAGPAGAPTDGLTDGPPATDGPSAADGPDRSDPEGQAADGPDEDARTPIPAPAPEPVPAPGGPAASPSGIAALAVPYQVGAVLALAVVAVAACVHLGMVFLHVTPSNTVNRQHAEAVDGWIYPEFEQNWKLFAPNPLQQNIAVQVRAEVGTADGGTRTTGWYDLSAEDGRAIDGNLLPSHTQQNELRRAWDFYGAAHDADNRPVGLRGALAEQYLRRIVVLRLERGDAAGAGGVLERVQVRSRTSNVPPPPWSNEKATGKPAYRTLPWWTVPAVETRGGQR; encoded by the coding sequence ATGAACGCGCACGACGACGACTCGACCGCCTCACGCGCCGCCGGCCGTCTGGACGCCGCCCGCCCGGACGAGGCCTCCCGGCCCACGGCCGGCCCCGCCGGCGCCCCGACGGACGGCCTGACGGACGGCCCACCGGCCACCGACGGCCCATCGGCCGCTGACGGGCCGGACAGGAGCGACCCGGAGGGGCAGGCCGCTGACGGGCCGGACGAGGACGCCCGAACCCCTATACCTGCTCCCGCCCCTGAGCCTGTTCCCGCCCCCGGCGGCCCGGCGGCGTCCCCCTCCGGGATCGCCGCGTTGGCGGTGCCGTACCAGGTGGGTGCGGTGCTGGCGCTCGCGGTGGTCGCCGTCGCGGCGTGTGTGCATCTCGGGATGGTGTTCCTGCACGTCACGCCGTCGAACACGGTGAACAGGCAGCACGCCGAGGCCGTCGACGGGTGGATCTACCCGGAGTTCGAGCAGAACTGGAAGCTGTTCGCGCCGAACCCGCTCCAGCAGAACATCGCCGTCCAGGTGCGCGCCGAGGTCGGGACGGCGGACGGCGGCACCCGTACCACCGGCTGGTACGACCTGTCGGCCGAGGACGGCCGGGCCATCGACGGCAACCTGCTGCCCAGCCACACCCAGCAGAACGAGCTGCGCCGCGCCTGGGACTTCTACGGCGCCGCCCACGACGCCGACAACCGGCCGGTGGGCCTGCGCGGCGCCCTGGCCGAGCAGTACCTGCGCCGCATCGTGGTGCTGCGCCTGGAACGAGGTGACGCGGCCGGCGCGGGCGGCGTCCTCGAACGCGTCCAGGTCCGCAGCCGTACCAGCAACGTGCCCCCGCCCCCGTGGAGCAACGAGAAGGCGACGGGCAAGCCGGCCTACCGCACGCTGCCCTGGTGGACGGTGCCGGCCGTCGAGACCCGGGGAGGCCAGCGGTGA
- a CDS encoding HTTM domain-containing protein: MNRLTLAVSRGTAKVTEAALGPYQSAVIRIGFSLTWLLFLLREFPHRHELYGPDGPWSWNLAQQLASDNGAFTALLWFRGNLWFETCYALAVLASLLFALGWRTRTTSVLFMVGVLSLQNRSVFVGDGGDNVLHLMSLYLVFTRCGQVWSLDARRAERTREAHARGERAPDRAGPVLWGVLGLFLAVITAAGRTQGEAFVPVLLWTVWLGLALWWAAGRWSRSAQPRMLLDVVARVVHNGALLVIMAEACLIYATAGWYKIQGSRWQDGTAVYYPLHLDYFSPWPALAGLLAASGTLVMLVTYGTVMAQVAFPFTLFNRRVKNVLLAVMMTEHAVIAVVLGLPFFSLAMIAADAVFLPTPFLRRLGGLAARARTRLRRDGDRPPAKDPRSPEEAGPAHVGFPA, from the coding sequence GTGAACCGTCTCACGCTCGCGGTCTCGCGCGGGACCGCCAAGGTCACCGAGGCGGCCCTCGGCCCCTACCAGAGCGCCGTCATACGCATCGGCTTCTCACTCACCTGGCTGCTGTTCCTGCTGCGCGAGTTCCCCCACCGCCATGAGCTCTACGGCCCCGACGGCCCGTGGAGCTGGAACCTGGCGCAGCAACTGGCCTCGGACAACGGCGCCTTCACGGCCCTGCTGTGGTTCCGCGGGAACCTCTGGTTCGAGACGTGCTACGCGCTGGCCGTGCTGGCGAGCCTGCTGTTCGCGCTGGGCTGGCGCACCCGTACGACCTCCGTGCTCTTCATGGTCGGCGTGCTCTCCCTGCAGAACCGCAGCGTCTTCGTGGGCGACGGCGGCGACAACGTGCTGCACCTGATGTCGCTGTACCTGGTGTTCACCCGCTGCGGCCAGGTCTGGTCGCTGGACGCGCGCCGGGCCGAGCGGACACGGGAGGCACACGCGCGCGGGGAGCGGGCGCCCGACCGGGCCGGTCCCGTCCTGTGGGGCGTGCTGGGGTTGTTCCTGGCCGTGATCACCGCGGCGGGCCGGACGCAGGGCGAGGCGTTCGTGCCCGTCCTGCTGTGGACGGTGTGGCTGGGACTGGCCCTGTGGTGGGCGGCCGGGCGTTGGTCGCGCTCGGCGCAGCCGCGGATGCTGCTCGACGTCGTCGCCCGCGTCGTCCACAACGGCGCCCTGCTCGTGATCATGGCGGAGGCCTGCCTGATCTACGCCACGGCCGGCTGGTACAAGATCCAGGGCTCGCGCTGGCAGGACGGCACCGCCGTCTACTACCCGCTGCACCTGGACTACTTCTCGCCCTGGCCGGCCCTGGCCGGTCTGCTGGCCGCCAGCGGCACGCTGGTGATGCTGGTGACCTACGGGACGGTGATGGCGCAGGTCGCCTTCCCGTTCACCTTGTTCAACCGGCGGGTGAAGAACGTCCTGCTGGCGGTCATGATGACCGAGCACGCCGTGATCGCGGTGGTGCTGGGGCTGCCGTTCTTCTCGCTGGCGATGATCGCGGCGGACGCGGTGTTCCTGCCGACGCCGTTCCTGCGCCGTCTGGGCGGACTGGCGGCACGCGCGCGTACGCGACTGCGGCGGGACGGGGACCGTCCCCCGGCGAAGGACCCGCGCTCCCCGGAGGAGGCCGGGCCCGCCCACGTAGGCTTCCCGGCATGA
- a CDS encoding TrmH family RNA methyltransferase: MNDPVRAWHRLAGGSVLLDGFHALKHALRFGAEVPVAVTADRRAALALADELAPDVRDTLDALLSEVPRETYASLVPRPHPTAVAALAVRPSREANLRTLAHAPRSAPVVVLDQPRNLGNAGAVIRLAAGFGATGVVTTGTLDPWHPTVVRGGAGLHFATAVERLDVDELPRGPLFALDPEGEDIRGVKLPDDAVLAFGSERSGLSAELRSRTDHLLALPMRPQVSSYNLATSVAMTLYHWSATGGAPAS, encoded by the coding sequence ATGAACGATCCCGTACGCGCCTGGCACCGGCTGGCCGGCGGCTCCGTGCTGCTCGACGGCTTCCACGCCCTCAAGCACGCCCTGCGCTTCGGGGCCGAGGTGCCGGTGGCCGTCACCGCCGACCGGCGCGCGGCGCTCGCCCTCGCCGACGAGCTGGCGCCGGACGTGCGGGACACGCTGGACGCCCTGCTGAGCGAGGTGCCGCGGGAGACGTACGCCTCCCTGGTGCCGCGCCCGCATCCCACCGCCGTGGCGGCCCTCGCGGTACGGCCCTCCCGCGAGGCCAACCTGCGCACGCTGGCGCACGCGCCCCGCAGCGCGCCGGTCGTCGTCCTGGACCAGCCGCGCAACCTGGGCAACGCGGGGGCGGTGATCCGCCTGGCCGCCGGTTTCGGGGCGACCGGAGTGGTCACCACGGGCACCCTGGACCCCTGGCATCCGACCGTGGTGCGCGGCGGGGCGGGGCTGCACTTCGCGACCGCGGTGGAGCGGCTGGACGTCGACGAGCTCCCGCGCGGGCCGCTGTTCGCGCTCGACCCGGAGGGCGAGGACATCCGCGGGGTGAAGCTGCCCGACGACGCCGTGCTCGCCTTCGGCTCCGAGCGCAGCGGGCTGTCCGCCGAACTGCGCTCGCGCACCGACCACCTGCTGGCGCTGCCGATGCGCCCCCAGGTCTCCAGCTACAACCTCGCCACCAGTGTGGCGATGACGCTGTACCACTGGAGCGCCACCGGGGGCGCACCCGCGTCCTGA